Proteins found in one Planctomicrobium piriforme genomic segment:
- a CDS encoding polymorphic toxin-type HINT domain-containing protein — protein sequence MRIIVYTAVLALGVGHLAGAKETKTPETKNEIAADNQNQSRAALRRELAGDNAARQAELQKIADQSEDNLAHWSLGMVKVGNDWVRYDQAVHQGDRWPELYKYQQERTKSSSSFDDQLFLADGCRAHQLRDEERAHLMGALRENWKFTEAHQRLGHVPADGVWVTAEQLRQVQHQQQRDQARFTVWQPRVERLRNEFRAAASPGQSKLVLSKLAKIQTPDAIPAMERLFAIESPQAAAVYLDWVSRIDSYESSLALARASVFAEQPELRSQAQLLLRDHPPADYVPWLLSGLDTVKEVDSRWQFDLNGFASLRLTRQLIANTEEHQSQVEVRQNLVPGFDLPTKIIDNGNGTYRVFQGATVTVAPGQMTPVPTQGINLISVIEYLEIMRERHSWFEVSQDMRTGRILRTLSSATGIDDLKTADDWWSWWRDQNDFVLAKGQKTKSKDNYEETWFVNRRRAIPVTRVDVAVNYVYRKGSCFAAGTQVETEQGLKAIEQIQAGDRVLAQDIETGELSFKPVFDTTVRENAKLLRVETDGEILTCSQGHPFWATGAGWCMAKDLQPGTKLHHLEGSTSVKSVTEAGVGTVYNLVVDEAHTYFVGSSRLLTHDVTQRIPDDQVLPGLRKEFSDSL from the coding sequence ATGCGAATCATCGTCTACACGGCAGTATTGGCTCTCGGTGTTGGTCATCTGGCGGGGGCAAAAGAGACCAAGACGCCAGAGACAAAAAATGAGATTGCTGCGGACAATCAAAATCAGTCTCGCGCCGCACTCCGCCGCGAACTGGCTGGCGACAACGCCGCACGTCAGGCCGAACTGCAAAAAATTGCAGACCAGTCCGAGGACAATCTGGCGCACTGGTCGCTGGGCATGGTAAAAGTCGGCAACGACTGGGTGCGTTATGATCAGGCGGTCCATCAGGGGGACCGCTGGCCGGAACTCTACAAATACCAGCAGGAACGAACCAAAAGCTCCAGCTCCTTCGACGATCAACTGTTTCTCGCAGATGGCTGCCGCGCCCATCAGCTTCGCGACGAGGAACGCGCCCACCTGATGGGGGCTCTGCGCGAAAACTGGAAGTTCACCGAGGCACACCAGCGCCTTGGTCATGTTCCTGCCGACGGCGTCTGGGTGACCGCCGAACAACTACGTCAGGTTCAGCACCAGCAACAGCGAGACCAGGCACGTTTCACCGTCTGGCAGCCGAGAGTCGAACGCCTGCGAAACGAATTTCGCGCCGCCGCGTCACCAGGTCAATCAAAACTGGTGCTGAGTAAGCTTGCCAAGATCCAGACTCCAGACGCCATTCCGGCGATGGAACGTTTGTTTGCCATTGAAAGCCCACAAGCGGCAGCGGTGTACCTCGATTGGGTGAGCCGGATCGACAGCTATGAATCGTCACTTGCCTTGGCGCGGGCATCTGTCTTTGCCGAGCAGCCGGAGTTGCGTTCCCAGGCCCAGTTACTGCTGCGAGATCATCCGCCGGCAGATTATGTTCCTTGGCTGTTGAGTGGGTTGGATACGGTAAAGGAGGTCGACAGCCGTTGGCAATTTGACCTTAATGGATTCGCCTCCCTGCGACTGACGCGTCAATTAATTGCGAACACCGAGGAACATCAATCGCAAGTCGAAGTGCGACAAAACCTGGTTCCAGGTTTCGATCTGCCGACGAAGATCATTGACAATGGAAACGGAACTTATCGAGTGTTTCAAGGTGCCACGGTGACGGTGGCGCCAGGCCAGATGACGCCTGTTCCGACTCAAGGCATAAATCTGATTTCAGTTATTGAATACTTGGAAATCATGCGAGAGCGTCACAGTTGGTTTGAAGTTTCTCAGGACATGCGCACAGGTCGGATTCTTCGCACACTTTCCTCAGCGACGGGAATCGACGATCTGAAAACTGCTGATGACTGGTGGTCCTGGTGGCGAGATCAGAACGATTTTGTCCTCGCCAAAGGCCAGAAAACTAAATCTAAAGACAATTACGAAGAGACCTGGTTCGTTAACCGGCGGCGAGCAATCCCCGTCACCAGAGTGGATGTGGCTGTTAATTATGTTTATCGAAAAGGGAGTTGCTTCGCGGCCGGAACTCAGGTTGAAACCGAACAGGGACTCAAGGCCATCGAGCAAATTCAGGCCGGCGACCGCGTGCTCGCTCAGGATATTGAGACCGGAGAACTTTCTTTCAAGCCGGTCTTCGACACGACAGTCCGAGAGAACGCGAAATTGCTACGGGTCGAGACTGACGGCGAGATCCTGACCTGCAGTCAAGGGCACCCCTTCTGGGCGACCGGGGCTGGCTGGTGCATGGCCAAAGATCTACAGCCGGGGACCAAGCTGCATCATCTCGAAGGCAGCACTTCCGTGAAGTCTGTCACCGAGGCAGGCGTCGGCACCGTCTACAACCTCGTCGTCGACGAGGCCCACACCTACTTCGTCGGCTCGAGCCGATTACTAACGCACGATGTGACCCAGCGTATCCCAGACGATCAGGTGCTGCCAGGCCTGCGCAAGGAATTCTCGGACAGCCTGTAG